From Streptomyces sp. 6-11-2, one genomic window encodes:
- a CDS encoding terpene synthase family protein, translating into MNITSHGASRTFPTADADDLVLFAELLLWLTAFDDVHGEGNAAGDPVGLVDRSAELMLVLASGSPPPLMGPFPAALYDLLARFRARTGPAAYLRLAASLRDTIMALVWEAHHVAEPERVALATYLEMRPHTVFVRTIIAAAEIVLDYELADAQRALAPVRHLETAVANLAGWVNDLASYEREVARGPVQPLSLPTLLRARHGGNLEEAFARASGMCENEAAVARRWITSLACDPPSTLTAHARALEGIARSFIWHTSHARYQGPK; encoded by the coding sequence GTGAACATCACGAGTCACGGAGCATCGCGTACCTTCCCGACCGCCGACGCGGACGATCTGGTTCTGTTCGCGGAACTCCTGCTGTGGCTCACCGCGTTCGACGACGTGCACGGCGAGGGCAACGCCGCCGGCGACCCGGTTGGTCTTGTCGACCGCTCCGCTGAGCTGATGCTCGTCCTGGCCAGCGGCAGCCCGCCTCCCCTCATGGGCCCGTTCCCCGCCGCCCTGTACGACCTGCTTGCCCGTTTCCGGGCCCGGACCGGCCCAGCCGCGTACCTCCGACTTGCCGCAAGCCTGCGCGACACCATCATGGCTCTGGTCTGGGAGGCACACCATGTGGCGGAGCCGGAGAGGGTTGCGCTCGCGACCTATCTGGAGATGCGTCCGCACACCGTGTTCGTCAGGACGATCATTGCCGCGGCGGAGATTGTCCTGGACTACGAACTGGCGGACGCGCAGCGGGCGCTGGCGCCGGTGCGGCACCTGGAGACCGCTGTGGCCAATCTCGCGGGCTGGGTCAACGACTTGGCCTCCTACGAACGTGAGGTGGCGCGAGGGCCGGTGCAGCCATTGAGCCTGCCCACGCTGCTGCGGGCGCGGCACGGCGGAAACCTCGAGGAGGCGTTTGCACGCGCCAGTGGTATGTGCGAAAACGAAGCAGCCGTCGCCCGGCGATGGATCACGAGCCTCGCCTGCGATCCCCCGAGCACGCTCACAGCCCACGCCCGCGCCCTGGAGGGCATCGCCCGCTCCTTCATCTGGCACACCAGCCATGCCCGATACCAAGGCCCCAAATGA